The Tepidibacter aestuarii genome contains a region encoding:
- a CDS encoding TatD family hydrolase, giving the protein MLFDTHSHITDNRFNEDREEVIQKIKESGVELLLNPGADIPSSLKAVELSKKHDFIYASVGVHPHDVEDMDEGSIEVLRELAKNEKVVAIGEIGLDYYYDHSPRNLQRKWFEEQIKLANELKLPIIIHDRDAHQDTLDIIKSTKSEEIGCVLHCYSGNVELAKEYIKMGCMISIAGPATFKNNKKTKEVIKEIPLEYLLIETDSPYLTPHPHRGKRNDSSYVRYVAETIAIEKGISYEKVCEVTKENGKRFFNIK; this is encoded by the coding sequence ATGTTATTTGATACACACTCACATATAACTGATAATAGATTTAATGAAGATAGAGAAGAAGTAATTCAAAAAATAAAAGAATCAGGAGTAGAACTTCTTTTAAACCCAGGAGCTGATATTCCATCTTCTTTAAAAGCAGTAGAACTATCTAAAAAACATGACTTCATATACGCATCAGTTGGAGTTCATCCACATGATGTAGAAGACATGGATGAAGGAAGTATAGAAGTTCTAAGAGAACTAGCTAAAAATGAAAAAGTAGTAGCAATAGGTGAAATTGGACTTGATTACTACTACGATCACTCTCCAAGAAACCTTCAAAGAAAATGGTTTGAGGAGCAGATTAAGCTAGCAAATGAACTAAAACTTCCTATAATAATTCATGATAGAGATGCACATCAAGATACTTTAGACATAATAAAGAGTACAAAGAGTGAAGAAATAGGATGTGTACTGCACTGCTATTCTGGAAATGTAGAACTTGCAAAAGAGTACATCAAAATGGGATGCATGATATCAATAGCAGGGCCAGCAACATTTAAAAATAACAAAAAGACAAAAGAGGTAATAAAAGAAATTCCTCTAGAATATCTGTTAATAGAAACAGATTCTCCATATCTTACACCACATCCTCATAGAGGAAAGAGAAACGACTCATCATATGTAAGATATGTAGCTGAAACAATAGCAATAGAAAAGGGAATATCATACGAGAAAGTATGTGAAGTTACAAAAGAAAACGGAAAAAGATTTTTTAATATAAAGTAA